The Punica granatum isolate Tunisia-2019 chromosome 4, ASM765513v2, whole genome shotgun sequence genome has a window encoding:
- the LOC116202704 gene encoding subtilisin-like protease SBT3, which produces METRAHLRLFILFIVVSTYTLVSAEDDRRTYIVHMDKSARPGHFSSHHDWYMSTLSTLSSPEETEPTHLYTYNHVLSGFSAVLSESQLAKLAELPGHLATYPETFGEGHTTHTPKFLGLKKKSGLWPRANFGEGMIVGVVDSGIWPESDSFRDRGMPPVPDRWKGTCESGVEFNSSLCNLKLIGARSFSQGMKRRGLNISTTDDYDSPRDYWGHGSHTSSTAAGSPVKDTNYFGYAEGTASGIAPLAHLAMYKVLFLNTSYDAAATDTLAAIDRAIEDGVDILSLSLSFTETSFDQNPVAIGAFAAMQRGIFVACSAGNAGPHAYTMHNGAPWLTTVGAGTFDRELGAHVTLGIGNGSFTIPGKSIFPENLLISRLPLYFGHGNRSKELCEDYSLDPKEVEGKIVFCDYSAENDGTNPSEIIRAGAAGAIFSTEEGRILKPEDFTTPYVAVIPKFGNKIRRYIKHSKDPVVSIKFQVTFLGVEPNPEVMWFSSRGPGREALWVLKPDIIAPGVDVLAAWTPNRGIAPIGDDYHFLLSDYALQSGTSMSAPHVAGVGALLKSAHPDWSPAAIRSAMMTTAYILDNTGGPIIDVTTGVAATPLDYGSGHIDPNRAMDPGLIYDMEPEDYIEFLCGMNYTTKQIRVITGRSNFTRCTPSLDLNYPSFILILNNTNATSFTFKRVLTNVADSASSYQATVTSPLGMRITVEPEKLVFPQKNSKASFTMAVEISLGTLESVSPQSDYIGNYGFLSWHEINGTHVVRSPIVSAFGP; this is translated from the coding sequence ATGGAAACTCGAGCTCATCTCAGGCTCTTCATCCTCTTCATTGTGGTCTCCACCTACACATTGGTGTCTGCTGAAGATGATCGTCGGACTTACATAGTCCACATGGACAAGTCGGCGAGGCCAGGTCATTTCTCTAGCCACCATGACTGGTACATGTCGACGCTGTCGACCCTTTCATCACCTGAGGAAACTGAACCGACCCACCTGTACACTTACAATCATGTTCTGAGCGGCTTCAGTGCAGTCTTGTCCGAATCTCAGCTTGCTAAGCTAGCAGAGCTTCCAGGGCACTTGGCCACTTACCCCGAAACATTTGGGGAGGGCCACACAACTCACACACCGAAGTTCCTCGGCCTAAAGAAGAAATCTGGGCTTTGGCCAAGAGCCAACTTCGGTGAGGGGATGATCGTCGGTGTGGTTGACAGCGGGATATGGCCGGAGAGTGACAGCTTCCGAGACAGAGGCATGCCCCCAGTGCCTGATCGGTGGAAGGGGACCTGTGAGTCGGGTGTGGAGTTCAACTCCTCTCTGTGCAATCTGAAACTCATCGGTGCTCGTTCTTTCAGCCAAGGAATGAAGAGGAGAGGTTTAAATATCTCAACCACGGATGACTACGACTCGCCCAGGGACTACTGGGGCCATGGGAGCCACACTTCCTCCACTGCTGCCGGAAGCCCCGTCAAAGATACTAACTACTTTGGCTATGCCGAGGGCACAGCTTCTGGCATAGCACCACTGGCTCATTTGGCGATGTATAAAGTGCTTTTCTTGAACACTTCCTATGATGCAGCTGCCACAGACACATTAGCAGCGATTGACAGAGCGATAGAGGATGGGGTCGATATCTTGTCCCTATCTTTGAGTTTCACAGAGACATCATTCGATCAGAACCCAGTTGCAATAGGAGCTTTTGCTGCGATGCAGAGAGGCATCTTTGTCGCCTGTTCGGCAGGTAATGCTGGCCCTCATGCCTATACTATGCATAACGGAGCTCCCTGGCTGACCACCGTCGGTGCTGGGACCTTTGACCGAGAGTTAGGGGCTCATGTTACGCTCGGTATCGGCAATGGCTCCTTCACCATTCCTGGGAAATCCATTTTTCCCGAGAACTTGTTAATCTCTAGACTCCCTCTCTACTTCGGCCATGGAAACAGAAGCAAAGAGCTGTGCGAGGACTACTCCCTTGACCCTAAGGAAGTCGAAGGGAAGATTGTTTTTTGTGATTACAGTGCTGAAAATGATGGCACCAATCCATCTGAAATTATCCGAGCAGGAGCTGCGGGGGCCATATTCAGTACAGAAGAAGGAAGAATCCTCAAACCCGAAGATTTCACTACTCCATATGTCGCGGTCATTCCGAAGTTTGGAAACAAGATCAGGAGATACATTAAACACTCAAAAGATCCGGTAGTGAGTATTAAGTTCCAAGTGACATTTTTGGGTGTCGAGCCGAACCCAGAAGTCATGTGGTTTTCATCGAGAGGGCCGGGACGCGAGGCCCTGTGGGTTCTAAAGCCCGACATAATAGCACCCGGTGTTGATGTCTTAGCTGCTTGGACCCCGAACAGAGGAATAGCGCCCATTGGGGATGACTATCATTTCCTTCTCAGTGATTATGCCTTGCAATCAGGTACTTCCATGTCCGCTCCCCATGTGGCTGGAGTCGGGGCTCTGCTGAAATCGGCCCACCCGGATTGGAGTCCTGCTGCCATCCGATCGGCAATGATGACGACGGCCTATATTCTTGATAACACAGGAGGGCCGATCATAGACGTGACTACAGGGGTGGCAGCGACCCCATTGGACTATGGTTCAGGCCACATTGATCCAAACAGAGCCATGGACCCCGGCCTCATCTACGACATGGAGCCTGAGGACTACATCGAATTCCTCTGCGGAATGAATTACACCACCAAACAAATAAGGGTCATCACTGGGAGATCGAATTTCACACGGTGCACACCCAGTCTTGATCTCAACTACCCTTCCTTCATCCTCATTCTCAACAACACGAACGCCACCAGCTTCACCTTCAAGAGGGTACTCACAAACGTGGCTGATTCCGCCTCGAGCTACCAGGCCACAGTGACGTCTCCACTGGGGATGAGAATCACGGTAGAGCCTGAAAAATTGGTCTTCCCGCAGAAGAACAGCAAGGCTAGTTTCACAATGGCAGTAGAGATCTCTCTTGGAACCTTGGAAAGTGTGAGCCCTCAAAGCGATTATATAGGTAACTACGGGTTCTTGAGTTGGCACGAAATCAACGGAACCCATGTAGTAAGAAGCCCAATCGTGTCGGCCTTTGGCCCATGA
- the LOC116202706 gene encoding thioredoxin M3, chloroplastic, whose translation MASPTSLISPPFSLQSPSSVTTCSKLCPASSSGGVSFPLRPPSRPRLRVRTAPPRLQVHAMATRQLRASVVNKGSWDKLILNSEVPVLVEFYASWCGPCRMVHRIMDEIAEEYEGKIKCFVLNTDVDLEVAEDYEIKAVPVVLLFKNGKKCESVVGTMPKDFYLAAINRVMES comes from the exons ATGGCGTCTCCCACTTCCCTCATCTCTCCTCCCTTCTCTCTCCAGTCACCCTCCTCCGTCACTACCTGCTCCAAGCTATGCCCTGCTTCCTCTTCCGGCGGAGTCTCCTTCCCCCTCCGACCCCCATCCCGGCCGAGGCTTAGGGTTCGCACTGCTCCTCCACGACTCCAGGTCCACGCCATGGCCACGCGCCAGCTCAGAG CTTCTGTTGTCAACAAAGGCTCGTGGGACAAACTCATTCTCAATAGCGAAGTCCCTGTTCTCGTCGAATTCTACGCGAGTTGGTGCGGGCCCTGCAGGATGGTCCACAGGATCATGGACGAAATTGCAGAAGAATACGAGGGAAAAATCAAATGCTTTGTGCTCAACACGGACGTTGACTTGGAAGTTGCCGAAGACTACGAAATCAAGGCCGTGCCCGTGGTCTTGCTGTTCAAGAATGGAAAGAAATGCGAGTCCGTGGTTGGTACCATGCCTAAGGATTTCTATCTGGCCGCGATTAACAGAGTCATGGAGTCCTAA
- the LOC116206071 gene encoding methylcrotonoyl-CoA carboxylase beta chain, mitochondrial: MLIRALAKRASSHRSSISPGRWDLISALQRRGLCLAVLPDGVDRQSEAYARNSEAMDALISHLHSHIHKVLGGGGPEAVKRNRSRDKLLPRERIDRLIDPGSSFLELSQLAGHELYEDPLPSAGIVTGIGPVHGRLCMFMANDPTVKGGTYFPITVKKHLRAQEIAAQCRLPCIYLVDSGGAFLPKQAEVFPDKDNFGRIFYNQAVMSSEGIPQIALVLGSCTAGGAYIPAMADESVMVKGNGTIFLAGPPLVKAATGEEVSAEDLGGATVHCKTSGVSDYFAQDELHGLALGRNIIKNLHMAAKYETMSGLPNVKAEVKEPLYDVKELRSIAPTDHKQAFDVRSVIARIADGSEFDEFKKLYGTTLVTGFARIYGQPVGIIGNNGILFNESALKGAHFIELCSQRNIPLVFLQNITGFMVGSRSEANGIAKSGAKMVMAVSCAKVPKVTIIVGGSFGAGNYAMCGRAYSPNFMFLWPNARISVMGGAQAAGVLAQIEKANKKKQGVQWTKEEEEAFKGKVVEAYEREGNSYYSTARLWDDGVIDPVDTRRVLGHCLSAASMNRAPQDTKYGVFRM, translated from the exons ATGCTGATAAGGGCTTTGGCGAAGCGAGCTTCATCCCATCGGAGCTCGATAAGTCCCGGGCGATGGGATTTGATCTCGGCACTGCAGAGACGCGGGCTGTGCCTGGCAGTGCTCCCCGACGGCGTGGACCGCCAATCGGAGGCCTACGCTCGCAACTCCGAAGCTATGGACGCTCTCATCTCCCACCTCCACTCACACATCCAcaag GTATTAGGTGGAGGAGGACCGGAGGCTGTGAAGAGAAATAGGAGCAGGGATAAGCTGCTTCCTCGAGAAAGGATTGATCGGCTGATTGACCCTGGTTCTTCTTTCCTCGAGCTCTCTCAG CTTGCAGGCCACGAGCTCTATGAAGATCCCCTCCCCTCTGCAGGCATAGTCACAGGAATCGGTCCTGTCCACGGGAGGCTTTGTATGTTCATGGCCAATGATCCAACTGTAAAGGGGGGAACTTATTTTCCCATCACTGTGAAGAAGCATCTTCGTGCGCAAGAAATTGCTGCCCAGTGCAGGTTGCCATGCATATATCTTGTCGATAGTGGGGGAGCCTTCCTGCCGAAACAGGCTGAGGTCTTCCCAGACAAGGATAATTTTGGCAGAATTTTCTACAACCAAGCTGTCATGTCTTCTGAAGGCATCCCTCAGATTGCTCTTGTACTAGGTTCCTGCACTGCTGGGGGTGCTTATATTCCTGCCATGGCTGATGAAAGTGTCATGGTGAAAGGGAATGGTACTATCTTTCTCGCTGGACCTCCACTTGTGAAG GCTGCAACAGGAGAAGAAGTCTCTGCAGAGGATTTAGGGGGGGCAACTGTACATTGCAAGACTTCAGGGGTTTCGGATTATTTTGCTCAAG ATGAGCTGCATGGACTTGCTTTAGGGAGGAACATCATTAAGAATCTCCACATGGCTGCTAAATATGAGACAATGTCTGGATTGCCCAATGTCAAGGCTGAGGTCAAGGAGCCATTGTATGATGTAAAGGAGCTTCGGTCAATTGCACCAACCGACCACAAGCAGGCCTTTGATGTACGATCAGTTATTGCTCGCATTGCAGATGGGAGTGAATTTGATGAGTTCAAGAAACTGTATGGCACT ACTCTTGTGACGGGGTTTGCCAGGATTTACGGTCAACCTGTGGGAATCATTGGGAACAATGGGATCCTATTTAATGAATCTGCTTTAAAAGGGGCTCATTTCATTGAATTATGCTCCCAGCGTAATATTCCTCTTGTCTTCCTTCAGAACATCACGGGGTTTATG GTTGGATCCAGATCAGAAGCAAATGGTATAGCTAAATCTGGGGCCAAAATGGTGATGGCGGTTTCTTGTGCAAAG GTTCCCAAAGTCACCATCATTGTTGGTGGAAGTTTTGGGGCTGGAAATTATGCAATGTGTGGTCGCGCATACAGTCCTAATTTCATGTTCCTTTGGCCAAATGCCAGAATTTCGGTGATGGGAGGCGCACAG GCGGCGGGAGTCCTAGCTCAGATAGAGAAGGCAAACAAGAAAAAGCAAGGAGTTCAG tggacgaaagaagaagaggaagccttCAAAGGGAAGGTGGTGGAGGCTTATGAGAGGGAAGGGAACTCTTACTACTCCACAGCTCGGCTATGGGACGATGGAGTTATCGATCCTGTTGACACACGTAGGGTACTGGGGCACTGTCTCTCCGCTGCTTCCATGAATCGAGCTCCACAAGATACCAAGTATGGAGTGTTTAGAATGTGA